The Microbacterium sp. SORGH_AS_0862 genome has a segment encoding these proteins:
- a CDS encoding HNH endonuclease codes for MRTLVLNAGYEPLAVVSFKRALVLVMNEKATIVERVEDVPIWGTTQIYDRPAVIILTRYVRIPNVRNVPVTRRGVLRRDGHRCAYCGKAASTIDHVLPRSRGGRDTWQNLVACCLRCNNVKGDRTPQEMSWTLRLVPDVPHGSGWSVRGTERADPRWEPYLALAA; via the coding sequence ATGCGCACACTGGTGCTGAACGCCGGCTACGAGCCGCTGGCCGTCGTCTCCTTCAAACGAGCGCTCGTGCTCGTCATGAACGAGAAGGCGACCATCGTCGAACGCGTCGAGGACGTGCCCATCTGGGGTACGACGCAGATCTATGACCGGCCCGCGGTCATCATCCTCACCCGCTACGTGCGCATACCGAATGTGCGCAACGTGCCGGTCACCCGCCGGGGCGTGCTGCGCCGCGACGGGCACCGTTGCGCATACTGCGGGAAGGCCGCATCCACCATCGACCACGTGCTGCCGCGTTCGCGCGGCGGGCGCGACACCTGGCAGAACCTGGTGGCGTGCTGCCTGCGCTGCAACAACGTCAAGGGAGATCGCACGCCGCAGGAGATGTCGTGGACGCTGCGGCTCGTGCCGGACGTGCCGCACGGTTCGGGCTGGAGCGTGCGCGGAACCGAGCGGGCCGATCCGCGGTGGGAGCCGTACCTGGCGCTCGCCGCCTGA
- a CDS encoding metal-dependent transcriptional regulator, with protein sequence MTDLIDTTEMYLRTILELEEENIVPLRARISERLGHSGPTVSQTVGRMERDGLVVVSDDRSLELTGAGRQKAVDVMRKHRLAERLLSDVIGLDWAYVHEEACRWEHVMSEQVERRLVELLGHPTESPYGNPIPGLDQLGDLPSSTFEEGVVGLVRKLDAEGGPIAGTVRRLAEPAQVDPELLQQLRAAGVVPGAAGSFQYNEGYVLVQMDGSDEGLELPVEVAGHIFLVADAR encoded by the coding sequence ATGACCGACCTGATCGACACGACAGAGATGTACCTGCGCACCATCCTCGAGCTCGAGGAGGAGAACATCGTTCCGCTGCGTGCACGCATCAGCGAACGACTCGGTCACTCCGGCCCGACCGTCTCGCAGACCGTCGGCCGGATGGAGCGTGACGGCCTTGTCGTCGTCTCGGACGATCGCTCGCTGGAGCTGACGGGCGCCGGTCGGCAGAAGGCCGTCGACGTCATGCGCAAGCACCGCCTCGCGGAGCGTCTGCTCAGCGACGTGATCGGGCTCGATTGGGCCTACGTCCACGAAGAGGCCTGCCGCTGGGAGCACGTCATGAGCGAGCAGGTCGAGCGTCGGCTCGTCGAGCTGCTCGGACACCCCACCGAGTCGCCCTACGGGAACCCCATCCCGGGTCTGGACCAGCTGGGCGATCTGCCCAGCTCCACGTTCGAGGAGGGCGTCGTCGGCCTCGTTCGCAAGCTCGACGCCGAGGGCGGTCCGATCGCCGGCACCGTGCGTCGCCTCGCAGAGCCCGCCCAGGTCGACCCCGAGCTCCTGCAGCAGCTGCGCGCCGCCGGTGTGGTCCCCGGTGCCGCCGGATCGTTCCAGTACAACGAGGGCTACGTCCTCGTGCAGATGGACGGTTCGGACGAGGGACTGGAGCTTCCTGTCGAGGTCGCCGGCCACATCTTCCTCGTCGCCGACGCTCGCTGA
- the serC gene encoding phosphoserine transaminase — MSHVVLPREILPADGRFGCGPSKIRPEQVAALAERGSSLLGTSHRQAPVKNLVASVREGLAALLRLPEGYEIVVGNGGSTAFWDAAAFGLIENRAQNLVFGEFGGKFAAAAAAPWLQAPDVRKAEPGTSASSEVVEGVDVYAWPHNETSTGVATRIARVAGDAGALTVIDATSAAGGIDFDVAETDVYYFAPQKNLGSDGGLFFAAVSPAAIERIERIAASGRYIPEFLSLKNALDNSRLQQTLNTPALSTLVLLDEQVRWINGNGGLGWAAARTAESSQVLYDWAEASSVATPFVADVADRSPVVVTIDFDESVDAAAVAASLRANGIVDTEPYRKLGRNQLRVATFTSIDPDDVRQLTRSIDYTLEHL; from the coding sequence ATGTCCCACGTCGTGCTCCCCCGCGAGATCCTGCCCGCCGACGGCCGCTTCGGATGCGGCCCCTCCAAGATCCGCCCGGAGCAGGTCGCTGCTCTGGCCGAGCGCGGTTCGTCGCTGCTGGGCACCTCGCACCGCCAGGCTCCGGTGAAGAACCTCGTCGCGAGCGTGCGGGAGGGCCTCGCGGCACTGCTGCGCCTGCCCGAGGGATACGAGATCGTCGTCGGCAACGGCGGATCGACCGCCTTCTGGGATGCGGCTGCCTTCGGCCTCATCGAGAACCGCGCGCAGAACCTGGTGTTCGGCGAGTTCGGCGGCAAGTTCGCCGCCGCCGCGGCCGCACCGTGGCTGCAGGCGCCCGACGTCCGCAAGGCCGAGCCCGGCACGAGCGCCTCCTCCGAGGTCGTGGAGGGCGTCGACGTGTACGCCTGGCCGCACAACGAGACCTCGACGGGTGTCGCCACCCGCATCGCCCGCGTCGCCGGGGACGCCGGCGCCCTGACGGTGATCGACGCGACGAGCGCGGCGGGCGGCATCGACTTCGACGTGGCCGAGACCGATGTCTACTACTTCGCCCCGCAGAAGAACCTCGGCTCCGACGGCGGCCTGTTCTTCGCGGCGGTCTCACCCGCGGCGATCGAGCGCATCGAGCGCATCGCCGCGTCCGGTCGCTACATCCCGGAGTTCCTGAGCCTGAAGAACGCTCTGGACAACTCCCGCCTGCAGCAGACGCTCAACACGCCGGCACTGTCGACGCTCGTGCTGCTCGACGAGCAGGTGCGCTGGATCAACGGCAACGGCGGCCTGGGCTGGGCGGCGGCGCGCACCGCGGAGTCGTCGCAGGTGCTCTACGACTGGGCCGAGGCGTCGAGCGTCGCGACGCCTTTCGTCGCCGACGTCGCAGACCGCTCCCCCGTGGTCGTCACGATCGACTTCGACGAGAGCGTGGATGCGGCGGCCGTCGCTGCGAGCCTGCGCGCGAACGGCATCGTCGACACGGAGCCGTACCGCAAGCTCGGCCGCAACCAGCTGCGGGTGGCGACGTTCACCTCGATCGATCCCGACGACGTGCGCCAGCTGACGCGCAGCATCGACTACACGCTCGAGCACCTCTGA
- a CDS encoding DUF3027 domain-containing protein has protein sequence MTSTPESGAEPVSDEAVEAELVAQADETVVTEVAAEEAAVADATEPEAEPREPEVEPREPDAELLAAHELALSALHEITKPQTVGPAAGYALEADGVVSLRFENRLAGYPGWYWTVSLARVEGAEPTVLEVELLPGDGALLAPEWVPWATRLAEYHAQQAAAAEAAAEAEGDEDDAEDDESDEDADDLDDADDESEDDGESILHAGDVDGVDIDELDDDYDESDDDESDEEDESEEDDDEDESEDDESDEDSDED, from the coding sequence ATGACCTCGACGCCTGAGTCCGGCGCGGAGCCGGTCTCGGATGAGGCCGTCGAGGCGGAGCTCGTCGCGCAGGCCGATGAGACCGTCGTGACGGAGGTGGCGGCGGAGGAAGCCGCCGTCGCCGACGCGACCGAGCCCGAGGCCGAGCCTCGTGAGCCCGAGGTCGAGCCTCGTGAGCCCGATGCCGAGCTTCTCGCCGCCCACGAGCTGGCGCTGTCCGCGCTCCACGAGATCACCAAACCGCAGACCGTGGGGCCGGCGGCCGGATACGCGCTCGAGGCCGACGGCGTCGTCTCGCTCCGCTTCGAGAACCGCCTGGCCGGATACCCGGGCTGGTACTGGACGGTCTCGTTGGCGCGCGTCGAGGGTGCCGAGCCCACGGTCCTCGAGGTCGAGCTGCTCCCCGGCGACGGCGCCCTGCTCGCGCCCGAGTGGGTGCCGTGGGCCACGCGACTGGCGGAGTACCACGCCCAGCAGGCCGCTGCGGCGGAAGCGGCAGCGGAGGCCGAGGGCGATGAGGACGACGCCGAGGACGACGAGTCCGATGAGGACGCGGACGACCTCGACGATGCCGACGACGAGTCGGAGGATGACGGCGAGTCGATCCTCCACGCGGGCGACGTCGACGGCGTCGACATCGACGAGCTCGACGACGACTACGACGAGTCCGACGACGATGAGTCCGACGAAGAGGACGAGTCCGAAGAGGACGACGACGAGGACGAGTCGGAGGATGACGAGTCTGACGAAGACTCCGACGAGGACTGA
- a CDS encoding multidrug ABC transporter ATPase: MSKPTPDSDLPVSRLDRILAFMALGLLALSVLSFLSIMISTAMGLTHEDYGTGIWPAVSTIVYIAPPLAFVLMLTVIIRAFIRRARANRAG; encoded by the coding sequence ATGAGCAAGCCCACGCCCGACAGCGACCTCCCGGTCAGCCGCCTCGACCGCATCCTCGCGTTCATGGCGCTGGGGCTGCTCGCGCTCTCGGTGCTGTCGTTCCTGTCCATCATGATCAGCACGGCGATGGGTCTCACCCACGAGGACTACGGCACGGGCATCTGGCCGGCCGTGAGCACCATCGTCTACATCGCGCCCCCGCTGGCGTTCGTGCTCATGCTCACCGTCATCATCCGCGCCTTCATCAGAAGGGCTCGGGCGAACCGAGCCGGGTGA
- a CDS encoding M23 family metallopeptidase has protein sequence MRELARTAQGQVTRTKTAVVRAARPARSGRSFRKPLRSVVILSMVGGLVATVALPAYAAFNGGTDAATIEQVAAENPQSLVVASTVTSAGLDRGSYAATTPEEVEKKKAAEAAAARIAAAGSAASFSAANIDLNMVAPGSGAVRWPLDMSQIRVGRGFGADGYHQGVDLLGAAGTPEFAAAAGTVRVAGWYYGYGYAVVLDSVINGQSVTTLYGHMTQTLVNPGDYVEAGQIIGLMGSTGSSTANHLHFEVRIGGGLVDPYAWLQANAG, from the coding sequence ATGCGCGAACTGGCTCGCACCGCCCAGGGTCAGGTGACCCGCACCAAGACCGCTGTCGTACGCGCCGCACGTCCGGCCCGCAGCGGCCGCAGCTTCCGCAAGCCCCTGCGCAGCGTCGTGATCCTCAGCATGGTCGGCGGTCTCGTCGCGACCGTCGCCCTTCCCGCCTACGCCGCCTTCAACGGCGGTACGGATGCGGCCACCATCGAGCAGGTCGCGGCAGAGAACCCGCAGTCGCTCGTCGTCGCCTCCACGGTCACCTCGGCAGGCCTCGACCGCGGCAGCTACGCGGCGACCACGCCCGAAGAGGTCGAGAAGAAGAAGGCCGCCGAAGCCGCCGCCGCGCGCATCGCCGCCGCCGGTTCCGCCGCCTCGTTCTCCGCCGCCAACATCGACCTGAACATGGTCGCCCCCGGCAGTGGTGCCGTGCGCTGGCCGCTCGACATGTCGCAGATCCGCGTCGGCCGCGGATTCGGTGCCGACGGCTACCACCAGGGCGTCGACCTGCTCGGCGCGGCCGGTACCCCCGAGTTCGCCGCCGCGGCGGGAACCGTCCGCGTCGCAGGCTGGTATTACGGCTACGGCTACGCGGTCGTGCTCGACAGCGTGATCAACGGCCAGAGCGTCACGACGCTGTACGGCCACATGACCCAGACCCTGGTGAACCCGGGCGACTACGTCGAGGCCGGCCAGATCATCGGCCTGATGGGAAGCACCGGCTCCTCCACCGCCAACCACCTCCACTTCGAGGTGCGCATCGGCGGCGGACTGGTCGACCCGTACGCCTGGCTGCAGGCCAACGCGGGCTGA
- a CDS encoding MarR family winged helix-turn-helix transcriptional regulator, whose amino-acid sequence MSGIEDRVTRIQDDWRRERPDLDPSPQGVIGRIHRVGMALTRELTAVYARFGLTEAEFDLLASLRRAGAPYSRPAGELAEHTMVTSGGLTKRVDRLVERGLVTRSGSDADGRRRLVALTDAGRALIDDAFTAHIVNEHRLVAMLDAPDADQLARILQHWSERLER is encoded by the coding sequence ATGAGCGGAATCGAGGATCGCGTCACCCGCATCCAGGACGACTGGCGACGAGAGCGTCCCGATCTCGACCCCTCCCCCCAGGGCGTCATCGGCCGCATCCACCGCGTGGGCATGGCCCTCACCCGCGAGCTCACCGCGGTCTACGCCCGCTTCGGGCTCACCGAGGCGGAGTTCGATCTGCTCGCCTCACTCCGGCGAGCAGGCGCGCCCTACAGCAGGCCGGCCGGCGAGCTGGCCGAGCACACGATGGTCACCTCGGGCGGACTCACCAAGCGCGTCGACCGCCTCGTCGAGCGCGGCCTGGTCACACGTTCCGGATCCGACGCCGACGGCAGGCGCCGCCTGGTCGCGCTGACCGATGCCGGGCGCGCGCTGATCGACGACGCCTTCACCGCCCACATCGTCAACGAGCATCGCCTGGTCGCGATGTTGGATGCGCCGGATGCGGACCAGCTCGCCCGCATCCTGCAGCATTGGAGCGAGCGACTCGAGCGGTAG
- a CDS encoding helicase-associated domain-containing protein → MTVAGPSDERALASLLAASGDEELAQLFAARRLAPSTPAQDFFDVAATLLSDVSVDRALTRLAAPELAALASAQTEPVAPPLRAALASRALLDADGIPFQAVRSRLAERAGSEAFASPEAIPLAPADPQSVAAAAERAFEQVASLADILLAAASAPLSRTGAGAVSATERRRLVDDGAVASTEQLEDLILLGADAGLLSDEDRSWQATDAAPEWLDAGTSDRWGEVATAYVRALPEALRTPEGGFLPPPVWAGVYRLDPEWPGQAAALVRRGVLWGVLADDGLLPWAAQLSSTGDVDTRTLTAALPPEVDKIYLQADLSAISPGPLAPRLEQRLRRMATRETRAQASTYRFTAESLTAAMSGGESAESVHAFLSEISLTGIPQPLAYLIDATAARHGAIRVGTDAATGRTVVRSATPQLLATIAVDQSLRPVGLVEHEGTLVSRAGRDAVYWSLVDARYPVVAVDENDQLERVVRRATRRPATEPAPSEQYGALIAALRGAQSGDADAAWLERELEQAVRARAAIDVTVSLPDGSTRVFALEATGLGGGRLRGLDRAADVERTLPMTSIVSVSPR, encoded by the coding sequence GTGACGGTGGCGGGCCCCTCGGACGAACGCGCGCTGGCGTCGCTGCTTGCCGCGTCCGGTGATGAGGAGCTGGCCCAGCTCTTCGCCGCCCGCAGGCTCGCGCCGTCGACTCCTGCGCAAGACTTCTTCGATGTCGCGGCGACTCTTCTCAGCGACGTCAGCGTCGATCGCGCCCTGACCCGGCTGGCGGCACCCGAACTCGCGGCCCTGGCCTCGGCGCAGACGGAGCCGGTCGCTCCGCCCCTGCGTGCGGCGCTCGCATCCCGTGCCCTGCTCGATGCCGACGGCATCCCGTTCCAGGCGGTGCGGTCGCGCCTGGCCGAACGCGCCGGGTCCGAGGCGTTCGCATCCCCCGAGGCGATCCCCCTCGCCCCCGCAGATCCGCAGAGCGTCGCGGCAGCGGCGGAGCGCGCCTTCGAGCAGGTCGCCTCACTCGCCGACATCCTGCTCGCCGCCGCGTCCGCTCCCCTGTCGCGCACGGGCGCCGGCGCGGTCAGCGCGACCGAACGCCGCCGACTCGTCGACGACGGCGCGGTCGCGTCGACGGAGCAGCTGGAGGATCTGATCCTCCTCGGCGCCGACGCCGGTCTGCTCAGCGACGAGGATCGCAGCTGGCAGGCGACGGATGCGGCGCCCGAGTGGCTCGACGCGGGCACGAGCGATCGATGGGGCGAGGTCGCGACGGCGTACGTGCGCGCTCTTCCCGAAGCCCTGCGCACGCCCGAGGGCGGTTTCCTCCCGCCCCCGGTGTGGGCGGGCGTCTACCGCCTCGATCCCGAATGGCCGGGTCAGGCTGCGGCCCTGGTGCGCCGGGGGGTGCTGTGGGGCGTCCTCGCCGACGACGGCCTGCTGCCCTGGGCCGCGCAACTGTCGAGCACCGGCGACGTCGACACCCGCACGCTGACGGCGGCGTTGCCGCCGGAAGTCGACAAGATCTATCTGCAGGCCGACCTCTCGGCGATCTCCCCCGGCCCGCTCGCGCCGCGGCTCGAGCAGCGACTCCGCCGGATGGCGACACGCGAGACCAGAGCGCAGGCGTCGACCTATCGCTTCACCGCCGAGTCGTTGACGGCCGCGATGAGCGGCGGCGAGAGCGCCGAGTCCGTGCACGCCTTCCTGAGCGAGATCTCCCTCACCGGTATTCCCCAGCCGCTGGCCTATCTCATCGACGCGACTGCCGCGCGCCACGGCGCGATCCGCGTCGGCACGGATGCGGCAACCGGCCGCACGGTGGTGCGCAGCGCGACCCCGCAGCTGCTCGCCACCATCGCCGTCGACCAATCGCTGCGACCCGTCGGTCTCGTCGAGCACGAGGGCACCCTCGTCTCGCGCGCCGGGCGGGACGCGGTCTACTGGTCGCTCGTGGACGCGCGCTACCCCGTGGTCGCCGTCGACGAGAACGATCAGCTCGAGCGGGTCGTGCGACGGGCGACGCGGCGGCCCGCGACCGAGCCTGCCCCGAGCGAACAGTACGGGGCGCTCATCGCGGCGCTGCGCGGTGCGCAGTCCGGGGATGCGGACGCCGCATGGCTGGAGCGCGAACTCGAACAAGCCGTGCGCGCCCGCGCGGCGATCGACGTCACGGTGAGCCTGCCCGACGGGTCGACACGGGTCTTCGCGCTCGAGGCGACGGGTCTCGGCGGTGGCCGCCTTCGCGGACTCGACCGCGCGGCCGACGTCGAGCGCACCCTGCCGATGACGAGCATCGTCTCGGTGAGTCCGCGCTGA
- a CDS encoding cysteine hydrolase family protein, with protein sequence MTRALVVIDMQKGFDDLEFWGPTANPQCEQNVAALLQYAEVEDIPIVVVRHDSRSETSVLHPSAAGNALVDVVDHAPAALLITKSVNSAFYGDPDLHAWLQERGIGELLICGIQTNMCVETTARMAGNLGYDTTVVWDATRTFDLDAEISGVGRVTRTAAEIMATSALVLQEGGFARIRTTAEIVESERRAQDRSLT encoded by the coding sequence ATGACGCGCGCGCTCGTGGTGATCGACATGCAGAAGGGGTTCGACGACCTGGAGTTCTGGGGGCCGACGGCGAATCCGCAGTGCGAGCAGAACGTCGCCGCGCTGTTGCAGTACGCCGAGGTCGAGGACATCCCGATCGTCGTGGTCCGTCACGACTCGCGCAGCGAGACATCCGTGCTGCATCCGTCCGCTGCGGGCAACGCGCTCGTCGACGTCGTCGACCACGCCCCGGCCGCACTGTTGATCACCAAGAGTGTGAACTCTGCGTTCTACGGCGACCCCGACCTGCACGCCTGGTTGCAGGAGCGGGGGATAGGGGAACTGCTGATCTGCGGTATCCAGACCAACATGTGCGTCGAGACGACGGCGCGCATGGCGGGCAACCTCGGCTACGACACCACGGTGGTGTGGGATGCGACCCGCACCTTCGATCTCGACGCCGAGATCAGCGGTGTGGGGCGTGTGACGCGAACCGCGGCGGAGATCATGGCCACCTCTGCTCTGGTCCTGCAGGAAGGCGGGTTCGCCCGCATCCGGACGACGGCCGAGATCGTCGAATCCGAGCGACGTGCGCAGGATCGATCGCTGACCTGA
- a CDS encoding cold-shock protein codes for MPTGKVRFYDEEKGFGFISSDDGQDVFLHATALPQGTTSVKPGTRLEFGVADGKRGLQALSVRVLDAPVSLAKRARKPADDMAIILEDLVKLLDGIGGDLRRGRYPSSSHSKKIAAVLRKVADDLDA; via the coding sequence ATGCCCACCGGCAAGGTCAGGTTCTACGACGAGGAGAAGGGGTTCGGCTTCATCTCCTCGGATGACGGTCAGGACGTCTTTCTTCACGCCACGGCTCTTCCGCAGGGCACGACCTCGGTCAAGCCCGGCACACGGCTGGAGTTCGGTGTGGCCGACGGCAAGCGCGGACTGCAGGCGCTGTCGGTGAGGGTGCTCGATGCCCCCGTCAGCCTCGCGAAGCGTGCGCGCAAGCCCGCCGACGACATGGCGATCATCCTCGAAGACCTCGTGAAGCTGCTCGACGGGATCGGCGGCGACCTGCGCCGCGGGCGCTACCCCTCGTCGTCGCATTCGAAGAAGATCGCCGCCGTGCTGCGCAAGGTAGCCGATGACCTCGACGCCTGA
- a CDS encoding DMT family transporter — protein MEDKWRRWILVTAIAPIAWGSTYVVTRHLLPPDVPLWGAVIRCLPAGLLVLLFARRLPRGSWWWRSLLLGVLNVGGFSVLIYIVGQRLPSSLAATLMSTSAACIMLFAWALLGQRPRVAAALGAAVGIVGVVLMLGVGAGSVDPWGIAASLGAMVASSFGFVLTSRWGQEVPALAMTSWQLLAGSVVLVPVALVVEGPPPQLTPEGIVGFAYVMLIGTAVAYAAWFAGLQRLPAAAVGLVGLLNPVTGVVLGVVIAGESFGPAQVVGLALVLGGVVWGVLPHRRRATRQESVPDRQPGEAPERVARGGMKA, from the coding sequence ATGGAAGATAAATGGCGGCGATGGATCCTCGTCACCGCGATCGCGCCGATCGCGTGGGGCAGTACCTATGTCGTGACGCGGCACCTCCTGCCGCCCGATGTCCCGCTGTGGGGTGCTGTGATCCGATGCCTGCCCGCCGGGCTGCTCGTGCTGCTGTTCGCCCGCCGCCTTCCGCGCGGCTCGTGGTGGTGGCGGTCGCTGCTGCTGGGCGTCTTGAACGTCGGCGGCTTCAGCGTGCTGATCTACATCGTCGGACAGCGGCTTCCCTCGAGCCTGGCGGCCACCCTCATGTCCACGTCGGCGGCGTGCATCATGCTCTTCGCGTGGGCGCTGCTGGGGCAGCGTCCACGCGTCGCCGCGGCGCTGGGGGCCGCCGTCGGGATCGTGGGCGTCGTGCTCATGCTCGGTGTCGGCGCGGGGTCGGTGGATCCGTGGGGGATCGCCGCCTCGCTGGGGGCCATGGTCGCCTCCTCCTTCGGCTTCGTCCTCACGTCGCGCTGGGGGCAGGAGGTGCCGGCCCTCGCGATGACGTCATGGCAGCTCCTGGCGGGCTCCGTCGTTCTCGTGCCCGTCGCGCTGGTCGTCGAGGGGCCGCCCCCGCAGCTCACGCCCGAGGGCATCGTCGGGTTCGCCTACGTCATGCTCATCGGCACGGCGGTGGCCTACGCGGCCTGGTTCGCCGGCCTGCAGCGACTGCCCGCCGCCGCGGTCGGTCTCGTCGGGCTGCTGAATCCGGTCACGGGCGTCGTGCTGGGCGTCGTGATCGCCGGGGAGTCGTTCGGTCCCGCGCAGGTGGTCGGGCTCGCTCTCGTGCTCGGTGGCGTGGTGTGGGGCGTGCTGCCGCATCGTCGACGCGCGACGCGGCAGGAATCGGTCCCCGATCGGCAGCCGGGTGAGGCGCCGGAGCGGGTGGCTCGTGGTGGGATGAAGGCATGA